A stretch of Chionomys nivalis chromosome 2, mChiNiv1.1, whole genome shotgun sequence DNA encodes these proteins:
- the LOC130868279 gene encoding zinc finger and SCAN domain containing protein 4D-like, producing MASHLKDSFQPLSPENGGEVENMEFITSRVSPVQSEEVISNSASICLNFFQNDNGFVAKQELQTLWEMFNSWLKPEEQTKEQMISQLVLEQFLKIGHSKDELAVKELWESSGRNLGNLMRGLTDECLKPPVMVHVSMHGQEALFTENMTLKEVIERFKEQQLVTMSTLENERTPLPISQDRLLATGEYTKDGQDYSRNSSEENGCFTSPVNEMDSLFIIQTDNFHDHNEGAVSDEIPLDLRTHQDAARYQEESQSAASSEDVPMMQVQSGAVSYESPLDLRTRQDTARCQEESQSAASSGDVPMVEEQPGISSRPAQTEDFQCHAANCTCDCHHERLHRDTNSNLSVHKKVQKKERSFVCTTCHKAFYTVSDLRVHEIIHKEKKPFICPTCKRPFSHKTNLNAHKRIHTGEKPYTCSKCQRSYRQSSTYHRHQRNCHKSD from the exons ATGGCTTCACACCTCAAAGACTCCTTTCAGCCCCTGTCACCGGAAAATGGTGGTGAGGTAGAAAACATGGAGTTTATTACAAGCCGGGTTTCTCCTGTGCAGTCGGAAGAAGTCATATCAAACTCTGCTAGTATTTGCCTCAACTTTTTCCAAAATGACAATGGCTTTGTTGCAAAGCAGGAGTTGCAAACACTCTGGGAGATGTTTAACTCATGGCTGAAGCCAGAAGAACAGACCAAGGAGCAGATGATTTCCCAGCTGGTCTTGGAGCAATTTCTCAAAATCGGGCATTCCAAAGACGAGTTGGCTGTGAAAGAGTTGTGGGAATCAAGTGGAAGAAACCTGGGGAATCTCATGAGGGGACTGACTGACGAGTGTTTGAAGCCTCCTGTCATG GTTCATGTCTCCATGCATGGGCAGGAAGCACTCTTTACTGAGAACATGACATTAAAAGAAGTCATTGAGCGTTTTAAAGAACAGCAATTGGTAACAATGTCAACTCTAGAGAATGAAAGGACACCCTTGCCCATATCCCAAGACAGATTATTAGCAACAGGTGAGT aCACTAAAGATGGCCAAGATTATTCCCGGAACTCTAGTGAAGAAAATGGTTGTTTTACTAGTCCTGTAAATGAGATGGATTCTCTTTTCATTATCCAAACAGATAATTTTCATGATCACAATGAGGGAGCTGTTTCTGATGAAATCCCTCTGGATCTCAGAACACATCAGGATGCTGCCAGGTACCAGGAAGAATCTCAGAGTGCAGCTTCTTCTGAAGATGTCCCCATGATGCAGGTACAATCAGGAGCTGTTTCTTATGAAAGCCCTCTGGATCTCAGAACACGTCAGGACACTGCCAGGTGCCAGGAGGAATCTCAGAGTGCAGCTTCTTCTGGAGATGTTCCCATGGTGGAGGAACAACCAGGAATTTCCTCCAGACCAGCGCAGACTGAAGACTTCCAGTGTCATGCAGCAAACTGCACATGTGACTGTCACCACGAGAGACTCCACAGAGACACAAACTCTAATCTTTCTGTTCATAAGAAAGTACAAAAGAAGGAGAGGTCATTTGTATGTACAACATGTCATAAAGCCTTCTATACTGTCTCAGACCTGAGAGTCCATGAGATCATACACAAGGAAAAGAAGCCTTTCATATGTCCTACATGTAAAAGGCCATTCAGCCATAAAACCAACCTGAATGCTCACAAGAGGATACATACAGGAGAGAAGCCCTACACTTGTTCCAAGTGTCAGCGTAGTTACCGCCAGTCATCCACATACCACCGTCATCAGAGGAATTGCCACAAATCAGACTGa
- the LOC130868287 gene encoding zinc finger and SCAN domain-containing protein 4-like, protein MASHIKDSFKPLSPESGGEVENIEFIQSRVSPVQSEEDISNSASVCLNFSSNDNGSCAEQELQTLWEMFTSWLKPEEQTKEQMISQLVLAQFLKIGYSKDELAVKEFWEASGRNLRKLMRGPTDKCLKPPVMVHVFMHGQEALFTENMTLKEVIERFKEQQLVTTSTLENERTPLPISQDRLLATGHEDRKDGQDYSWNSSEENGCVTSPVNEMDSLFIIQTDNFHDHNEGAVSDEIPLDLRTHQDAARYQEESQSAASSGDVPMVQIQPGISSRPVQSEDFQCHAANCTCDRHHERLHRDTNSNLCVHKKVQKKERSFVCTTCHKAFYTVSDLRVHEIIQKEEKPFICPTCKRSFSHKTNLNVHKRIHTGEKPYTCSKCQRSYRQSSTYHRHQRNCHKSD, encoded by the exons ATGGCTTCACACATCAAAGACTCCTTTAAGCCCCTGTCACCAGAAAGTGGTGGTGAGGTAGAAAACATAGAATTTATTCAAAGCCGGGTTTCTCCTGTGCAGTCGGAAGAAGACATCTCTAACTCTGCTAGTGTTTGCCTCAACTTTTCATCAAATGACAATGGCTCCTGTGCCGAGCAGGAGCTGCAAACACTCTGGGAGATGTTTACCTCATGGCTGAAGCCAGAAGAACAGACCAAGGAGCAGATGATTTCCCAGCTGGTCTTGGCGCAGTTTCTTAAAATCGGGTACTCCAAAGACGAGTTGGCTGTAAAAGAGTTTTGGGAAGCAAGTGGAAGAAACCTGCGGAAACTCATGAGGGGACCGACTGACAAGTGCTTGAAGCCTCCTGTCATG GTTCATGTCTTCATGCATGGGCAGGAAGCACTCTTTACTGAGAACATGACATTAAAAGAAGTCATTGAGCGTTTTAAAGAACAGCAATTGGTAACAACGTCAACTCTAGAGAATGAAAGGACACCCTTGCCCATATCCCAAGACAGATTATTGGCAACAG GACATGAAGACAGAAAAGATGGCCAAGATTATTCCTGGAACTCTAGTGAAGAAAATGGTTGTGTTACTAGTCCTGTAAATGAGATGGATTCTCTTTTCATTATCCAAACAGATAATTTTCATGATCACAATGAGGGAGCTGTTTCTGATGAAATCCCTCTGGATCTCAGAACACATCAGGATGCTGCCAGGTACCAGGAAGAATCTCAGAGTGCAGCTTCTTCTGGAGATGTCCCCATGGTGCAGATACAACCAGGAATTTCCTCCAGACCAGTGCAGAGTGAAGACTTCCAGTGTCATGCAGCAAACTGCACATGTGACCGTCACCACGAGAGACTCCACAGAGACACAAACTCTAATCTTTGTGTTCATAAGAAAGTACAAAAGAAGGAGAGGTCATTTGTATGTACAACATGTCATAAAGCCTTCTATACTGTCTCAGACCTGCGAGTCCATGAGATcatacagaaggaagagaagcctTTCATATGTCCTACATGTAAAAGGTCATTCAGCCATAAAACCAACCTGAATGTTCACAAGAGGATACATACAGGAGAGAAGCCCTACACTTGTTCCAAGTGTCAGCGTAGTTACCGCCAGTCATCCACATACCACCGTCATCAGAGGAATTGCCACAAATCAGACTGA
- the LOC130868296 gene encoding undifferentiated embryonic cell transcription factor 1-like produces MSTFWLQHAFSPTRGAMAEPGSPKAPMSPGSAQRTPWSARETNLLLGMLLQLAMWRSLLLDRRQALPTYRRVLAALAWQQVKRTPAQCRRRYKFLKDKLRNSHGQPSGPYDDQIRQLMGLLGDDGHWRTRRRPAGPGRPQRRGSTTLAVLAPAPTAVEPGATQQVTAEDADPASALRFSSSTTKSADSRRITSSPAPTAEPGRVLGSSPPPTLNYDTEEPNESPGLPQDCAIPHVAPQSLNSALLLQALTHLGDISTVLGPLRDQLATPNQHVEQLRGSFDQTVSLAVGFILGSAASERGILGDLCQ; encoded by the exons ATGAGCACCTTCTGGCTCCAGCATGCCTTCTCCCCTACTCGGGGCGCGATGGCGGAGCCTGGTTCTCCCAAGGCTCCCATGTCCCCGGGCTCGGCGCAGCGCACTCCCTGGAGTGCCCGAGAGACGAACCTACTTCTGGGCATGCTGCTGCAGCTGGCCATGTGGCGCTCACTACTGCTCGATCGCCGGCAGGCTCTGCCCACCTACCGCCGCGTGTTGGCCGCGCTGGCCTGGCAGCAAGTTAAGCGCACTCCGGCTCAGTGCCGCCGCCGCTACAAGTTTCTCAAGGACAAACTCCGAAACTCCCATGGCCAGCCGTCCGGACCCTACGACGACCAGATCCGCCAGCTCATGGGGCTGCTGGGCGACGATGGGCACTGGCGAACCCGCCGTCGCCCTGCGGGGCCTGGACGTCCCCAGCGCCGCGGCAGCACGACCCTCGCGGTGTTAGCGCCCGCACCTACAGCAGTCGAGCCAG GGGCTACGCAGCAGGTGACTGCGGAAGACGCAGACCCCGCTTCCGCTCTCAGGTTCAGCTCCTCCACTACGAAGTCTGCAGATTCCCGCCGCATTACTAGCTCCCCTGCCCCTACGGCTGAGCCCGGCCGGGTCCTCGGATCCTCCCCGCCACCAACCCTCAACTATGACACGGAGGAACCAAATGAGTCTCCTGGCCTTCCCCAGGATTGTGCGATCCCGCATGTTGCACCGCAGTCTCTAAACAGCGCTCTGCTGCTGCAGGCCTTGACGCACTTGGGCGACATCTCGACAGTTCTGGGCCCTCTGCGCGACCAATTGGCGACCCCGAACCAGCATGTGGAGCAGCTGAGAGGTTCCTTCGACCAAACAGTTTCCCTGGCTGTGGGCTTCATTCTGGGCAGTGCAGCCTCCGAGCGGGGCATCCTTGGGGACCTGTGCCAATAA
- the LOC130868305 gene encoding zinc finger and SCAN domain-containing protein 4-like yields MASNLKDSFKPLSPENGGEVEHMEFIQSRVSPVQWEEDISNSASVCLKFFPNDNGSCAKQELQTLWEMFTSWLKPEEQTKEQMISQLVLEQFLKTGHSKDIAVKQLWESSGRNLGKLMRGLTDECLKPPVMVHVSMHGQEALFSENMTLKEVIKRFKEQLATASTLENERRILPISEDRLLATGHEDSKDAQKYSWNSSEENGCVTSPVKNEMDSLFIIQTDQFRDCDEGAVSDGFPLDLRICQDISRYQEESQSAASSGDVPVMEVQPGISSSPAQTEDFQKLAINCTCEGHHGRLHRDTNKYKCEECFTSFKYPCNLSVHKKVQRKERSFVCTTCHKGFYTHSDLTVHEIIHKKKKPFKCPTCGRPFSHKTYLLIHERIHIEEKPYTCSKCNSSYRQSSTFHRHQRYCHQSE; encoded by the exons ATGGCTTCAAACCTTAAAGACTCCTTTAAGCCCCTGTCACCAGAAAATGGTGGTGAGGTCGAACACATGGAGTTTATTCAAAGCCGGGTTTCTCCTGTGCAGTGGGAAGAAGACATCTCTAACTCTGCTAGTGTTTGCCTCAAGTTTTTCCCAAATGACAATGGCTCCTGTGCAAAGCAGGAGCTGCAAACACTCTGGGAGATGTTTACCTCATGGTTGAAGCCAGAAGAACAGACCAAGGAGCAGATGATTTCTCAGCTGGTCTTGGAGCAGTTTCTCAAAACTGGGCACTCCAAGGACATTGCTGTGAAACAGTTGTGGGAATCAAGTGGAAGAAACCTGGGGAAACTCATGAGGGGACTGACTGATGAGTGCTTGAAGCCTCCTGTCATG GTTCATGTCTCCATGCATGGGCAGGAAGCACTCTTTTCTGAGAACATGACATTAAAAGAAGTCATCAAGCGTTTTAAAGAACAATTGGCAACTGCATCAACTCTAGAGAATGAAAGGAGAATCTTGCCAATATCCGAAGACAGATTATTAGCAACAG GACATGAAGACAGTAAAGATGCCCAAAAGTATTCCTGGAACTCTAGTGAAGAAAATGGTTGTGTTACTAGTCCTGTAAAAAATGAGATGGATTCTCTTTTCATTATCCAAACAGATCAGTTTCGTGATTGTGATGAGGGAGCTGTTTCTGATGGATTCCCTCTGGATCTCAGAATATGTCAGGACATTTCCAGATACCAGGAAGAATCTCAGAGTGCAGCTTCTTCTGGAGATGTCCCTGTGATGGAGGTACAACCAGGGATTTCCTCCAGCCCAGCCCAGACTGAAGACTTCCAGAAACTTGCAATAAACTGCACATGTGAGGGTCATCATGGGAGActccacagagacacaaacaaatacaaatgtgAGGAATGTTTCACATCCTTCAAATATCCCTGTAATCTTTCAGTTCATAAGAAAGTACAAAGGAAGGAGAGGTCATTTGTATGTACAACATGTCATAAAGGCTTCTATACTCACTCAGACCTGACAGTCCATGAGATCATACACAAGAAAAAGAAGCCTTTCAAATGTCCTACCTGTGGAAGGCCTTTCAGCCATAAAACCTACCTGCTAATTCATGAGAGGATACATATAGAAGAGAAGCCCTACACTTGCTCCAAGTGTAACAGTAGTTACCGCCAATCATCCACCTTCCACCGCCATCAGAGGTATTGCCACCAATCAGAATGA